The sequence AAAGCCCTGGCCACTGCCTGGGACTCATCGCGCAGGTAGGGAAAGACGAATCCCCGCATCCGGGCGCGGGAGCGCATGGCATCGAAGCTGTCCTCCGGGTAGGCCTCCGCGTCGTTGGGATTGATGCCCACCACATCGCAGCGCCCGGCGAAAGCTATGGCCAGCGCGTTGAGGCGGCCGTCCACGGCCTGCACGTAGGGGCAATGGTTGCACATGACCGCCACCAACAGGGCCTGCGCGCGGAAGTCATCCCGATGCCAGGTCTTTCCATCCACCCCAGGCAATGCGAAGTCCGGACAAGGGCTCCCCAGGGGCGCCATGGTGGATTCAAGCAGGGACATGGAACCTCCGGAATCATCTCCAGGACGTTGTTGAGGGACGATGCAATTGTCGATGGGTGGTGGAAGATTGTCGATGGAGGACTCCCGGCGGCATTGGCTCTCCAAGGAAAATCCCCGCCTGGAAATCGAAATCCAGAATTGGGGGTTCGATTCCGGCCGGGCCACGCTAGGCTCTAAGGAAATCGGAAACCGGAATTCAGATGACCGCATTGAGTCGACTCCACTGGTCCACCCTGGGCGAGTCCAGCGAAGGGTTGGAAAACGCCTGGGCGGCTGCCTGGGAAGTCAGCGTGGATCGAGGCGCCGTTCCCGCGCTGCCGCCCCGGGACACGGATCTGTGGGCCATCAGCGCGTCCAGCCTCGAACCCGCCGCTGCGCTACTGCGCCTGATGAGCGAGGTCGGCGCCCTGCCCATCCTCCTGCTCCGGAGCCCCGCAGCGCCGCCATTAGGTCCGACAGCCCTGGCGGCCTGGGGTCGGTTGGGCTCGGTGCGGTGGGGCCTGCTGGACGCCGAAATCCCCCAGGGAGGCCTGCGGCCCTTGAGCAGCGCCCCGGTCCCGTTCACGGCCACCCAGGCCCTGGCGCTGGGGCTGGTGGGTTTCAGCCCTGCCATGGCGGCGGTGGTGGCGCGGGCAAGGTCGGCGGCGGCCACCCGGGCGACGGTCCTGCTCAGCGGTGAAAGCGGCAGCGGCAAGGAAGTCATCGCCCGGGCCATCCATCAACTGAGCGAAGACCGCGAGCAGCCCTTCGTGGCCGTCCATTGCGGCGCCATCCCCGAAAACCTCGTGGAATCGGAGCTCTTCGGGTACAACAAGGGCGCCTTCACCGATGCCCGCAAGGACACCCCGGGCAAATTCCGCGAAGCCAACGGAGGCACGCTCTTCCTCGACGAGGTGGGCACCATGCCACTCTCGGCCCAGGTCCGCCTGCTGCGGGTCCTCCAGGAACGGGAGGTCCAGCCCCTGGGCGGAGGGCCGCCGGTCAAGGTGGATGTGCGCGTGGTGGTCGCCACCAATTCGGATCTCTGGGGGAAGGTCCAGGACGGCAGTTTCCGGGAGGACCTCTTCTACCGTCTGGAGGTGGTGCCCATCCGGATGCCGGCCCTGCGCGAGCGCCGCGAGGAGGTTCCCTTCCTGGCCCAGCATTTCCTCAACCGGAAGGCCCGGGAGCACGGCCTCTACCCCAAGGCCTTGCATCCATCGGTGGATCCGCTGCTCATGGCCATGCCTTGGCCGGGCAACGTGCGCCAGCTTGAAAACGCCATCGAACGGGCGGTGATCCTCGCCGGAACCCGCCCGGTCCTGACCCGGCAGGATTTCAATTTCCTGATGGACCGGTTGATGGAGGGCGAAATTCTGGTGGAGGAACCGCTCTCTCGGGCGGCGGACGGACCCCAGGCGGAAAGCCAGGCCATCCCTGGGCCCGAACCCGCGGGGTACCTGGACATCCCCCCGGATGGCCTGGACCTGAACCACGTGGTTTCCGAGGTAGAGCGGAACCTGATGCTGCAGAGCCTCGCCATCACCCGCGGCAACAAGAAAAGGGCCGCCGAGCTGCTGGGCCTGAAACGCACCACCTTTCTGGAAAAGATGAAAAGGCTTGAGTTGGATGACGATTTGCCCGAGGCAGCCGATGGGGAAGCTGAGGGGTGATGGGGTTCAAACTGACCCTGAAGTGGCTTTTATGTCCTAATGCCTGGAAAAGTTTCAAGGGAATAAAAAAAACTTGCCCAGGTGAATTCTTCGTGAAAAGATCTCACAAACATTTCTTTCTCTCCTTTTGAAACGAGGCATATCCGATCGACATGTATAATTGTTGATGTTGCAATTAAAGCACTTATGAAATTCCGTTCATTCCCTGCTCGCCTTTCTCCCACCCAACCCTTCCTGGAGGCATAAATGCTTAGGAATTCCCTTAATCTTGGCCGAGTAGCCGCGCTACTGGCACTCAGTGGATCCATCCTTTTGGCTGATGGAGCCCAGACAGGCACGGTAGCGGGCACCGTCAAGGACCCAAGCGGGGCTGTCCTTGCGGGAGTAAAACTCCAGATGCGGGGGGAAAACCTGCAGGGCGTCCGGACCACCACCACGAATGCCAAAGGCGACTACCGTTTCCTATTGTTGCCTCCTGGCCGCTATTCCCTGACGGCGGAACTCGATGGCTACAACACTGTCCGCGTCGATCTCACCGCTTCCGTGAACCTTGCCACCACCTTGAACATCCCCATGGGCAAGATTGGAACCCAGGTGATCGAGGTGACCGCAAGCGCGACCACCATCGAACAGGGCACCACCACGGGCAATGCTACGGTCACCAAGGAACTTGTGGATCGTCTGCCGGTAGGCCGCACTTACCAGGGTGCCATGCAGCTCACCCCTGGCGTCACGGGCGGAGCCAATCCCAACGTGCTGGGCGGCCAATCAAGCGAGAACATCTACCTCATCGATGGTGTGGATACGACCGATCCCACAACTGGTACCTTCGGCCTGAACCTCGCTGAAGATTCCATCCAGGAAGTCCAGGTTCTCACGACGGGCATCAGCGCTGAATTTGGCCGTTTCAACG comes from Holophagaceae bacterium and encodes:
- a CDS encoding thioredoxin family protein, with protein sequence MSLLESTMAPLGSPCPDFALPGVDGKTWHRDDFRAQALLVAVMCNHCPYVQAVDGRLNALAIAFAGRCDVVGINPNDAEAYPEDSFDAMRSRARMRGFVFPYLRDESQAVARAFGAVCTPDFFLYGQDRALRYRGRLDDHWQDEARVSRQELRMAMEALLSGLPVPEPQHPSMGCSIKWK
- a CDS encoding sigma-54-dependent Fis family transcriptional regulator, which codes for MTALSRLHWSTLGESSEGLENAWAAAWEVSVDRGAVPALPPRDTDLWAISASSLEPAAALLRLMSEVGALPILLLRSPAAPPLGPTALAAWGRLGSVRWGLLDAEIPQGGLRPLSSAPVPFTATQALALGLVGFSPAMAAVVARARSAAATRATVLLSGESGSGKEVIARAIHQLSEDREQPFVAVHCGAIPENLVESELFGYNKGAFTDARKDTPGKFREANGGTLFLDEVGTMPLSAQVRLLRVLQEREVQPLGGGPPVKVDVRVVVATNSDLWGKVQDGSFREDLFYRLEVVPIRMPALRERREEVPFLAQHFLNRKAREHGLYPKALHPSVDPLLMAMPWPGNVRQLENAIERAVILAGTRPVLTRQDFNFLMDRLMEGEILVEEPLSRAADGPQAESQAIPGPEPAGYLDIPPDGLDLNHVVSEVERNLMLQSLAITRGNKKRAAELLGLKRTTFLEKMKRLELDDDLPEAADGEAEG